One part of the Streptomyces ferrugineus genome encodes these proteins:
- the dnaA gene encoding chromosomal replication initiator protein DnaA, giving the protein MADVPADLAAVWPRVLEQLLGEGRGQGVEAKDEHWIRRCQPLALVADTALLAVPNEFAKGVLEGRLAPIVSDTLSRECGRPIRIAITVDDSAGDPPAPPMPSAPKRSTSFEQGGPPSPQPRYEEPELPSYEGYGRHRADDQMSGSSADPLPTARPAYPSEYQRSEPAPGSWPRPTQDEYGWQQQRLGFPERDPYASPSQDSYAQDSYGSPSQDYRPQPMERPSYDGHRPDYDGHRPDYEQQRPEYDQQRADYDQGVRRELPEPPVGSGHVHRGGPVGANLPATGAPGPLAAQPAPAPGPGEPTARLNPKYLFDTFVIGASNRFAHAAAVAVAEAPAKAYNPLFIYGESGLGKTHLLHAIGHYARSLYPGTRVRYVSSEEFTNEFINSIRDGKGDSFRKRYREMDILLVDDIQFLADKESTQEEFFHTFNTLHNANKQIVLSSDRPPKQLVTLEDRLRNRFEWGLITDVQPPELETRIAILRKKAVQEQLNAPPEVLEFIASRISRNIRELEGALIRVTAFASLNRQPVDLGLTEIVLKDLIPGGDDATPEITSTAIMSATADYFGLTVEDLCGSSRGRQLVTARQIAMYLCRELTDLSLPKIGALFGGRDHTTVMHADRKIRNLMAERRSIYNQVTELTNRIKNG; this is encoded by the coding sequence GTGGCTGACGTACCTGCCGATCTTGCCGCAGTGTGGCCACGAGTACTGGAGCAGCTTCTCGGTGAGGGCCGCGGGCAGGGTGTCGAGGCGAAGGACGAGCACTGGATCCGGCGTTGCCAGCCGCTCGCGCTGGTCGCGGACACCGCCCTGCTCGCCGTACCGAACGAATTTGCGAAGGGCGTACTGGAGGGCCGTCTGGCCCCGATCGTCAGCGACACCCTGAGCCGCGAGTGCGGCCGCCCGATCCGTATCGCGATCACCGTCGACGACTCCGCCGGCGACCCCCCGGCCCCGCCGATGCCTTCCGCCCCCAAGCGCTCGACGTCGTTCGAGCAGGGAGGCCCCCCATCGCCCCAGCCCCGTTACGAGGAGCCCGAGCTCCCCTCGTACGAGGGCTACGGCCGCCACCGCGCCGACGACCAGATGTCCGGCTCCTCCGCGGACCCGCTGCCCACCGCGCGTCCGGCCTACCCAAGCGAGTACCAGCGCTCCGAGCCCGCCCCCGGCAGCTGGCCGCGCCCGACACAGGACGAGTACGGCTGGCAGCAGCAGCGGCTCGGCTTCCCCGAGCGGGACCCGTACGCATCGCCGTCCCAGGACTCCTACGCACAGGACTCCTACGGCTCCCCTTCTCAGGACTACCGCCCGCAGCCGATGGAGCGGCCGTCCTACGACGGGCACCGCCCCGACTACGACGGACACCGCCCCGACTACGAGCAGCAGCGGCCGGAGTACGACCAGCAGCGCGCCGACTACGACCAGGGCGTGCGGCGCGAGCTGCCCGAGCCGCCCGTCGGCTCCGGCCATGTGCACCGCGGCGGCCCCGTCGGCGCGAACCTGCCGGCCACCGGCGCCCCCGGCCCGCTGGCCGCGCAGCCCGCGCCGGCGCCCGGCCCCGGCGAGCCGACCGCGCGCCTGAACCCGAAGTACCTCTTCGACACGTTCGTCATCGGCGCCTCCAACCGCTTCGCGCACGCGGCCGCGGTCGCCGTCGCCGAAGCGCCCGCGAAGGCCTACAACCCCCTCTTCATCTATGGGGAGTCGGGACTCGGCAAGACGCACCTGCTGCACGCGATCGGGCACTACGCGCGCAGCCTGTATCCCGGCACCCGTGTGCGGTACGTGAGCTCCGAGGAGTTCACCAACGAGTTCATCAACTCCATCCGCGACGGCAAGGGCGACAGCTTCCGCAAGCGCTACCGCGAGATGGACATCCTGCTCGTCGACGACATCCAGTTCCTGGCGGACAAGGAGTCGACGCAGGAGGAGTTCTTCCACACCTTCAACACGCTCCACAACGCCAACAAGCAGATCGTGCTCTCCAGCGACCGGCCGCCCAAGCAGCTGGTGACCCTGGAGGACCGGCTGCGGAACCGTTTCGAGTGGGGTCTGATCACCGACGTCCAGCCGCCCGAGCTGGAGACGCGTATCGCGATCCTGCGCAAGAAGGCGGTCCAGGAGCAGCTCAACGCCCCGCCGGAGGTGCTGGAGTTCATCGCCTCCCGTATCTCACGCAACATCCGCGAGCTGGAGGGCGCGCTGATCCGGGTGACGGCGTTCGCCTCGCTCAACCGGCAGCCGGTGGACCTGGGCCTGACGGAGATCGTCCTGAAGGACCTGATCCCCGGTGGCGACGACGCGACGCCGGAGATCACCTCGACCGCCATCATGAGCGCGACCGCCGACTACTTCGGCCTCACGGTCGAGGACCTGTGCGGCAGCTCGCGCGGCCGCCAGCTCGTCACGGCCCGGCAGATCGCCATGTACCTGTGCCGTGAGCTGACGGACCTGTCCCTGCCGAAGATCGGCGCGCTGTTCGGCGGCCGCGACCACACCACGGTGATGCACGCCGACCGCAAGATCCGCAATCTGATGGCCGAGCGACGCTCCATCTACAACCAGGTCACCGAGCTCACGAACCGCATCAAGAACGGCTGA
- the rpmH gene encoding 50S ribosomal protein L34, protein MSKRTFQPNNRRRAKTHGFRLRMRTRAGRAILASRRSKGRARLSA, encoded by the coding sequence GTGAGCAAGCGCACCTTCCAGCCGAACAACCGTCGTCGCGCGAAGACCCACGGCTTCCGGCTGCGTATGCGCACCCGTGCCGGCCGCGCGATTCTCGCGTCCCGCCGTAGCAAGGGTCGCGCCCGTCTGTCCGCCTGA
- the rnpA gene encoding ribonuclease P protein component — MLPTENRLRRREDFATAVRRGRRAGRQHLVVHFRSGATDPHAPGESAPPTRAGFVVSKAVGGAVVRNKVKRRLRHLMRDRVDRLPPGSLVVVRALPGAGDADHAQLAQDLDAALQRLLGGGAR, encoded by the coding sequence GTGCTGCCCACCGAGAACCGGCTGAGGCGGCGCGAGGACTTCGCGACCGCGGTACGACGAGGACGCCGGGCAGGACGTCAGCACCTCGTCGTCCACTTTCGTAGCGGTGCCACGGACCCGCACGCGCCTGGGGAGAGCGCTCCCCCGACGCGTGCGGGTTTCGTCGTGAGCAAGGCGGTCGGTGGCGCGGTCGTACGGAACAAGGTGAAGCGCAGGCTTCGCCATCTGATGCGCGACCGAGTCGACCGGCTGCCCCCCGGTAGCCTGGTAGTCGTACGAGCGTTGCCCGGTGCGGGTGACGCCGACCATGCACAGCTGGCCCAAGACCTGGATGCCGCTCTGCAGCGGCTGCTGGGAGGGGGCGCGCGATGA
- the yidD gene encoding membrane protein insertion efficiency factor YidD, with translation MKYPLLALIKLYQWTISPLLGPVCKYYPSCSHYGYTAIDRHGAIKGTALTAWRILRCNPWSLGGVDHVPPRKRPRWHEMLRNAWRARKGGPSAAETATEDNVPSSPAAETSPHAQGA, from the coding sequence ATGAAGTACCCACTGCTGGCTCTGATCAAGCTGTACCAGTGGACGATCAGTCCGCTGCTCGGGCCGGTGTGCAAGTACTACCCGTCGTGCTCCCACTACGGGTACACGGCCATCGACCGGCACGGTGCGATCAAGGGCACGGCGCTCACCGCCTGGCGCATCCTGCGGTGCAACCCGTGGTCGCTCGGCGGTGTGGACCATGTCCCGCCACGCAAGCGGCCGCGGTGGCACGAGATGCTGCGCAACGCGTGGCGCGCACGGAAGGGCGGGCCCTCCGCCGCCGAAACGGCCACCGAGGACAATGTTCCTTCGAGCCCGGCCGCAGAGACCTCGCCCCATGCCCAAGGAGCATGA
- the yidC gene encoding membrane protein insertase YidC, producing the protein MDTIASLFSFITTPVSWVIVQFHTVYGALFGDDTGWAWGLSIVSLVILIRICLIPLFVKQIKATRAMQTLQPEMKKIQERYKNDKQRQSEEMMKLYKETGTNPLSSCLPILAQSPFFFALYHVLNSIANNDTVGVINDRLLESAQQAHIFGAPLAAKFTDSSADVAALDASLTTVRIVTAVMIVLMSASQFYTQRQLMTKNVDTTVKTPFMQQQKMLMYIFPVMFAVFGINFPVGVLVYWLTTNVWTMGQQMYVIHNNPTPGSKAQAAYLERLTKHVTHHGKTRRRGERAIVKAIVAKGRDRNEYERKFINGLSKAGLAAQADGTVVKSEGAVATVAEDGTPTTAAAPKRQQPKRQSKAQRQSGGPKAAGEPTSLQKSDEPEDAKPGGAKKSAQKPGSGGRSKAQSGQRKGGPQRPKSPSKK; encoded by the coding sequence GTGGACACGATTGCCAGCCTCTTCAGCTTCATCACGACACCCGTCTCCTGGGTCATTGTCCAGTTCCACACGGTGTACGGCGCTCTGTTCGGCGATGACACCGGGTGGGCCTGGGGCCTGTCCATCGTGTCCCTGGTGATTCTGATCCGTATCTGCCTGATCCCGCTCTTCGTGAAGCAGATCAAGGCGACCCGGGCCATGCAGACGCTCCAGCCCGAGATGAAGAAGATCCAGGAGCGCTACAAGAACGACAAGCAGCGTCAGTCCGAAGAGATGATGAAGCTGTACAAGGAGACGGGCACCAACCCGCTCTCCTCGTGCCTTCCCATCCTGGCGCAGTCGCCGTTCTTCTTCGCCCTGTACCACGTGCTCAACAGCATCGCGAACAACGACACCGTCGGTGTGATCAACGATCGCCTGCTGGAGAGCGCGCAGCAGGCGCACATCTTCGGGGCCCCGCTGGCCGCGAAGTTCACCGACAGCTCCGCTGACGTCGCCGCACTCGATGCCTCGCTGACCACCGTCCGCATCGTCACCGCCGTCATGATCGTCCTGATGTCGGCGTCGCAGTTCTACACGCAGCGCCAGCTGATGACGAAGAACGTCGACACCACGGTGAAGACGCCGTTCATGCAGCAGCAGAAGATGCTGATGTACATCTTCCCGGTCATGTTCGCCGTCTTCGGCATCAACTTCCCGGTCGGTGTCCTCGTCTACTGGCTGACCACCAACGTGTGGACCATGGGCCAGCAGATGTACGTCATCCACAACAACCCGACCCCGGGTTCCAAGGCCCAGGCCGCGTACCTGGAGCGCCTGACCAAGCACGTCACGCACCACGGCAAGACCCGCCGCCGTGGTGAGCGCGCCATCGTCAAGGCCATCGTCGCCAAGGGCCGCGACCGCAACGAGTACGAGCGCAAGTTCATCAACGGCCTGAGCAAGGCCGGTCTCGCGGCGCAGGCCGACGGCACCGTGGTGAAGAGCGAGGGCGCCGTCGCCACCGTGGCCGAGGACGGTACGCCGACCACCGCCGCGGCCCCCAAGCGCCAGCAGCCGAAGCGGCAGTCCAAGGCCCAGCGTCAGTCCGGCGGCCCGAAGGCGGCCGGCGAGCCGACGTCGCTGCAGAAGTCCGACGAGCCCGAGGACGCCAAGCCGGGCGGTGCCAAGAAGTCCGCGCAGAAGCCCGGCAGTGGCGGCCGCAGCAAGGCCCAGTCCGGGCAGCGCAAGGGCGGTCCGCAGCGCCCCAAGTCCCCGTCCAAGAAGTAA
- a CDS encoding Jag family protein encodes MTEGTTSAAAEGADTLSRLEQEGEIAADYLEGLLDIADLDGDIDMDVEADRAAVSIISDAGSRDLQKLVGRDGEVLEALQELTRLAVHRETGDRSRLMLDIAGYRAKKRAELSELGAKAAAEVKNTGEPVKLKPMTPFERKVVHDAVKSAGLRSESEGEEPQRFVVVLPA; translated from the coding sequence GTGACGGAAGGCACCACCTCCGCCGCTGCCGAGGGTGCAGACACCCTGTCCCGCCTGGAGCAGGAGGGCGAGATCGCGGCGGACTACCTCGAGGGTCTGCTCGACATCGCCGATCTCGACGGCGACATCGATATGGACGTCGAGGCCGACCGCGCCGCTGTCTCGATCATCAGCGACGCGGGCAGCCGAGACCTGCAGAAGCTGGTCGGGCGCGACGGCGAGGTGCTGGAAGCGCTCCAGGAGCTCACGCGCCTGGCCGTGCACCGGGAGACCGGGGACCGCAGCCGGCTGATGCTGGACATCGCGGGCTACCGCGCCAAGAAGCGTGCCGAGCTGTCCGAGCTGGGCGCCAAGGCCGCCGCCGAGGTCAAGAACACCGGCGAGCCCGTGAAGCTCAAGCCGATGACGCCGTTCGAGCGCAAGGTCGTGCACGACGCGGTGAAGTCGGCGGGCCTGCGCAGCGAGTCCGAGGGCGAGGAGCCGCAGCGGTTCGTCGTCGTGCTTCCCGCCTGA
- the rsmG gene encoding 16S rRNA (guanine(527)-N(7))-methyltransferase RsmG yields MTEAAELPPAPEQAREVFGHRYADAVRYAELLAEAGVQRGLIGPREVPRLWERHLLNCAVLSEVVPEGVTVCDVGSGAGLPGIPLALVREDLKITLLEPLLRRTNFLTEVVELLGLDHVTVVRGRAEEVMGKLPPVHVVTARAVAPLDRLATWGIPLLRPYGEMLALKGDTAEEELKSATTALSKLGAVQTSILHVGEGVVDPMSTVVRVEVGESPGGVRFAAKRAKAARTGRARRRR; encoded by the coding sequence GTGACGGAGGCAGCGGAGCTTCCCCCTGCGCCTGAGCAGGCACGTGAGGTGTTCGGTCATCGCTACGCCGATGCGGTCCGCTACGCCGAACTGCTCGCCGAGGCGGGTGTGCAGCGCGGCCTGATCGGGCCGAGAGAGGTACCCCGTCTGTGGGAGCGACATCTGCTGAACTGCGCTGTGCTCTCAGAGGTCGTCCCCGAGGGCGTGACGGTGTGCGATGTGGGCTCGGGTGCCGGTCTGCCCGGTATCCCGCTGGCGCTGGTCCGGGAGGACCTGAAGATCACTCTGTTGGAGCCCCTGCTGCGGCGTACGAACTTCCTGACCGAGGTCGTGGAGCTGCTGGGGCTGGACCATGTGACGGTCGTCCGTGGTCGGGCCGAAGAGGTCATGGGAAAGCTGCCACCCGTGCATGTCGTGACCGCCCGTGCCGTGGCTCCGCTGGACCGGCTGGCCACCTGGGGTATCCCGCTGCTGCGCCCTTACGGAGAGATGCTGGCGCTCAAGGGGGACACCGCGGAGGAGGAGCTGAAGAGCGCGACGACGGCTCTGAGCAAGCTGGGTGCGGTGCAGACGTCGATCCTCCATGTCGGGGAGGGCGTGGTCGATCCGATGTCCACGGTCGTGCGCGTCGAGGTCGGGGAGAGCCCGGGCGGTGTGCGTTTCGCTGCGAAGCGGGCGAAGGCGGCCAGGACCGGTCGGGCACGTCGGCGACGCTGA
- a CDS encoding ParA family protein: MGGSVHCEPEVEESESLRSDANIAGPMTDPVPGPRTESMGEDVSRETPPPMDDTPIGRAAQLAVEALGRAGEGLPRPEQTRVMVVANQKGGVGKTTTTVNLAASLALHGGRVLVVDLDPQGNASTALGIDHHAEVPSIYDVLVESKPLAEVVQPVPDVEGLFCAPATIDLAGAEIELVSLVARESRLQRAIQAYEQPLDYVLIDCPPSLGLLTVNALVAGQEVLIPIQCEYYALEGLGQLLRNVDLVRGHLNPALHVSTILLTMYDGRTRLASQVADEVRNHFGDEVLRTSIPRSVRISEAPSYGQTVLTYDPGSSGALSYLEAAREIALKGVGVSYDPTNAHFGAQNPSMVEGMQ; the protein is encoded by the coding sequence ATGGGAGGCTCTGTTCATTGCGAGCCTGAAGTCGAGGAGAGTGAATCCTTGCGGTCCGACGCCAACATCGCGGGACCGATGACCGATCCGGTCCCCGGTCCCCGTACCGAGTCGATGGGGGAGGATGTTTCACGTGAAACACCGCCCCCGATGGACGACACTCCCATCGGTCGTGCTGCCCAACTGGCGGTGGAGGCTCTAGGCCGCGCCGGCGAGGGCCTGCCACGGCCCGAGCAGACCCGTGTCATGGTGGTCGCCAACCAGAAGGGGGGCGTGGGCAAGACGACAACGACGGTCAACCTTGCCGCGTCGCTTGCCCTGCATGGCGGCCGCGTGCTGGTCGTCGACCTTGACCCGCAGGGCAACGCGTCCACTGCCCTGGGGATCGACCACCACGCCGAAGTCCCTTCCATCTATGACGTGTTGGTCGAGAGCAAGCCGCTCGCCGAAGTCGTCCAGCCGGTGCCCGATGTCGAAGGCCTTTTCTGTGCCCCCGCCACGATCGATCTCGCCGGTGCGGAGATCGAGCTTGTGTCGCTGGTCGCACGCGAAAGCCGGCTGCAGCGGGCGATCCAGGCCTACGAGCAGCCGCTGGACTACGTGCTCATCGACTGCCCTCCCTCGCTCGGCCTACTGACGGTCAACGCTCTCGTGGCCGGGCAGGAGGTCCTGATCCCGATCCAGTGCGAGTACTACGCGCTGGAGGGCCTGGGGCAGCTGCTCCGCAACGTCGACCTGGTGCGGGGGCACCTCAACCCCGCCCTGCATGTCTCGACGATCCTGCTCACCATGTACGACGGCCGGACACGGCTCGCGTCTCAGGTCGCGGACGAGGTGCGCAACCACTTCGGTGACGAGGTGCTGCGGACGAGCATTCCCCGCTCGGTCCGTATCTCCGAGGCGCCGAGCTATGGGCAGACGGTGCTGACATACGATCCCGGATCGAGCGGTGCCCTCTCCTACCTTGAGGCGGCACGAGAAATCGCGCTGAAGGGCGTCGGTGTCAGTTACGACCCGACCAATGCCCACTTCGGCGCACAGAACCCGAGCATGGTGGAGGGGATGCAGT